Proteins encoded by one window of Erwinia pyrifoliae DSM 12163:
- the greB gene encoding transcription elongation factor GreB, whose amino-acid sequence MKTKLITREGYNLLKQELDFLWREERPEVTKKVTWAASLGDRSENADYQYNKKRLREIDRRVRYLTKCLEQLRIVDYSPQQDGKVFFGAWVEVENDDGDIKRFRIVGYDEIFGRNDYISIDSPMARALLKKEVGDAATVFTPAGEALWYINDISYVTEI is encoded by the coding sequence ATGAAAACCAAACTGATTACTCGCGAAGGCTATAATCTGCTCAAGCAGGAACTGGATTTCCTCTGGCGCGAAGAACGCCCGGAAGTGACCAAAAAGGTGACCTGGGCGGCCAGCCTCGGTGACCGCAGTGAAAATGCTGACTATCAGTACAACAAAAAGCGCCTGCGTGAGATCGATCGCCGGGTGCGCTATCTGACCAAGTGTCTCGAACAGCTGCGTATTGTCGACTACTCACCACAGCAGGATGGCAAAGTGTTCTTCGGTGCCTGGGTCGAAGTAGAAAACGATGACGGCGACATCAAACGTTTTCGCATTGTCGGCTACGATGAGATTTTTGGCCGTAACGACTATATCTCTATCGACTCGCCGATGGCGCGCGCGCTGCTGAAAAAAGAGGTCGGCGATGCCGCCACCGTATTTACCCCGGCGGGTGAAGCGCTGTGGTACATCAACGACATCAGCTATGTGACAGAGATCTGA
- the ompR gene encoding two-component system response regulator OmpR has product MQENYKILVVDDDMRLRALLERYLTEQGFQVRSVANAEQMDRLLTRESFHLMVLDLMLPGEDGLSICRRLRSQSNPMPIIMVTAKGEEVDRIVGLEIGADDYIPKPFNPRELLARIRAVLRRQANELPGAPSQEEAVIAFGKFKLNLGTREMFREDEPMPLTSGEFAVLKALVSHPREPLSRDKLMNLARGREYSAMERSIDVQISRLRRMVEEDPAHPRYIQTVWGLGYVFVPDGSKA; this is encoded by the coding sequence ATGCAAGAAAACTACAAAATTCTGGTGGTCGATGATGACATGCGTCTGCGCGCACTGCTGGAACGGTATTTGACCGAACAGGGCTTTCAGGTGCGCAGCGTGGCTAACGCAGAGCAGATGGATCGCCTGTTGACGCGCGAATCCTTCCACCTGATGGTGCTGGACCTGATGCTGCCTGGCGAAGATGGCCTGTCCATTTGCCGCCGTCTGCGCAGCCAGAGCAACCCGATGCCGATCATTATGGTGACGGCGAAGGGGGAAGAGGTTGACCGTATTGTCGGGCTGGAAATCGGCGCGGATGACTACATCCCTAAACCGTTTAACCCGCGTGAGCTGCTGGCCCGTATCCGCGCCGTGCTGCGCCGTCAGGCCAATGAACTGCCTGGCGCGCCTTCACAGGAAGAGGCAGTGATCGCTTTTGGCAAATTCAAACTGAACCTCGGTACGCGTGAGATGTTCCGGGAAGATGAGCCAATGCCACTGACCAGCGGTGAGTTTGCGGTGCTGAAAGCGCTGGTAAGCCACCCGCGTGAACCGCTGTCGCGCGACAAGCTGATGAATCTGGCGCGCGGTCGGGAGTACAGCGCGATGGAGCGTTCCATTGATGTGCAAATCTCCCGTCTGCGCCGCATGGTGGAAGAAGATCCTGCTCATCCCCGCTATATTCAGACCGTATGGGGTCTGGGTTACGTCTTTGTCCCGGACGGCAGCAAAGCATGA
- a CDS encoding Tex family protein, with amino-acid sequence MMKDSLSRLIANELQAREEQVEAAVRLLDEGNTVPFIARYRKEVTGGLDDTQLRQLETRLSYLRELSDRRQSILKSIADQGKLTDDLAAAINATLSKTELEDLYLPYKQKRRTRGQIAIEAGLQPLAETLWQQPENQPEQLAAEYINADKGVADSKSALDGARYILMERFAEDAGLLAKVRDYLWKNAHLVSRVVEGKEEEGAKFRDYFDHHEALSTVPSHRALAMFRGRNEGILQLALNADPQFEEPPRESHGEQIVSEHLNLRLNNAPADSWRKAVVSWTWRIKVLLHLETELMGSVRERAEDEAINVFARNLHDLLMAAPAGMRATMGLDPGLRTGVKVAVVDATGKLVATDTIYPHTGQTAKAAAAVAALCTRHHVELVAIGNGTASRETERFYLDVQKQFPQVQGQKVIVSEAGASVYSASELAALEFPDLDVSLRGAVSIARRLQDPLSELVKIDPKSIGVGQYQHDVSQSQLAKKLDAVVEDCVNGVGVDLNTASVPLLTRVAGLSKMIAQNIVRWRDENGRFQNRQQLLKVGRLGPKAFEQCAGFLRISQGDNPLDTSTVHPEAYPVVERILAATEQALNELMGNPAALRDLKAVDFTDERFGVPTVSDIIKELEKPGRDPRPEFKTAQFADGIDTMNDLLPGMVLEGSVTNVTNFGAFVDIGVHQDGLVHISSLADKFVDDPHKVVKAGDVVKVKVLEVDLQRKRIALTMRLDEQPGETNARRGGANSSANARSRPAKAVNKRPAAQGAGNSAMGDALAAAFGKKS; translated from the coding sequence ATGATGAAAGATTCGCTAAGTCGCCTGATTGCAAATGAGTTGCAGGCCCGGGAAGAACAGGTTGAAGCCGCTGTTCGCCTGCTGGACGAAGGAAATACCGTGCCGTTTATCGCACGTTATCGTAAGGAAGTGACCGGGGGGTTAGATGATACCCAGCTGCGCCAGCTTGAAACCCGCCTGAGTTATCTGCGCGAACTGTCCGATCGCCGCCAGTCGATTCTGAAATCGATTGCCGATCAGGGCAAACTGACCGACGATCTGGCCGCCGCCATCAATGCCACGCTGAGTAAAACCGAACTGGAAGACCTCTATCTGCCGTACAAACAGAAGCGCCGTACGCGTGGACAGATTGCCATCGAGGCCGGCCTGCAACCGCTGGCGGAAACGCTGTGGCAACAGCCGGAGAACCAGCCGGAACAGCTGGCAGCAGAGTATATCAACGCGGATAAAGGCGTTGCCGACAGTAAATCTGCCCTCGACGGGGCGCGCTATATTCTGATGGAGCGCTTCGCAGAAGATGCCGGCCTGCTGGCTAAAGTGCGCGACTATCTGTGGAAAAACGCCCATCTGGTCTCCCGGGTCGTTGAAGGGAAAGAAGAGGAAGGGGCAAAATTCCGCGACTACTTTGACCATCACGAAGCGTTGTCAACGGTGCCTTCTCACCGCGCGCTGGCGATGTTCCGTGGCCGTAACGAAGGCATCCTCCAGCTGGCGCTGAATGCCGACCCGCAGTTCGAGGAGCCGCCGCGTGAAAGCCACGGTGAACAGATCGTCAGCGAACACCTCAACCTGCGTCTGAACAATGCCCCGGCGGATAGCTGGCGCAAGGCGGTAGTGAGCTGGACCTGGCGCATCAAGGTGCTGCTGCATCTTGAAACCGAGCTGATGGGCAGCGTGCGCGAACGTGCGGAAGATGAAGCGATTAACGTCTTTGCCCGCAACCTGCACGACCTGCTGATGGCGGCTCCGGCCGGGATGCGTGCCACCATGGGTCTCGATCCGGGTCTGCGTACCGGGGTGAAAGTCGCGGTGGTGGACGCAACCGGCAAACTGGTGGCCACCGATACCATTTATCCGCATACCGGCCAGACAGCGAAAGCGGCTGCTGCTGTGGCTGCGCTGTGCACCCGACATCATGTTGAACTGGTGGCCATCGGCAACGGCACCGCCTCACGCGAGACCGAACGTTTCTATCTCGACGTGCAGAAACAGTTCCCACAGGTGCAGGGGCAAAAGGTGATCGTCAGTGAGGCGGGCGCATCGGTCTATTCCGCTTCCGAGCTGGCCGCGCTGGAGTTCCCTGACCTCGACGTGTCGCTACGTGGCGCGGTGTCCATCGCCCGTCGCTTGCAGGATCCGCTCTCCGAGCTGGTAAAGATCGACCCGAAATCGATTGGCGTTGGCCAGTATCAGCATGATGTCAGCCAAAGCCAGCTGGCGAAAAAGCTCGATGCGGTAGTGGAAGACTGCGTTAACGGGGTCGGCGTCGATCTCAACACCGCCTCGGTGCCGCTGCTGACCCGCGTGGCGGGCTTAAGCAAAATGATCGCCCAGAACATTGTTCGCTGGCGCGATGAGAATGGCCGTTTCCAGAACCGCCAGCAGCTGCTGAAGGTCGGCCGCCTCGGGCCGAAAGCCTTTGAGCAGTGTGCCGGCTTCCTGCGTATCAGCCAGGGCGATAACCCGCTGGACACCTCAACGGTGCACCCGGAAGCCTATCCGGTGGTTGAACGCATTCTGGCCGCTACCGAGCAGGCGCTGAATGAGCTGATGGGTAACCCCGCTGCGTTACGCGACCTGAAAGCCGTGGATTTCACCGACGAGCGCTTCGGCGTGCCGACCGTCAGCGACATTATCAAAGAGCTGGAAAAACCGGGTCGCGACCCGCGCCCTGAGTTTAAAACCGCGCAGTTTGCTGACGGCATCGACACCATGAACGACCTGCTGCCGGGCATGGTGCTGGAAGGATCGGTGACCAACGTCACCAACTTCGGTGCTTTCGTTGATATCGGCGTGCATCAGGACGGCCTGGTGCACATCTCCTCGCTGGCCGATAAATTTGTCGATGACCCGCACAAGGTGGTGAAAGCGGGAGATGTCGTCAAAGTAAAGGTGCTGGAAGTCGACCTGCAACGTAAACGCATTGCCCTGACCATGCGCCTTGACGAGCAGCCTGGTGAAACCAACGCCCGTCGCGGCGGGGCTAATAGCTCGGCTAACGCGCGTTCCCGGCCGGCCAAAGCCGTTAACAAGCGCCCGGCCGCTCAAGGTGCGGGAAACAGCGCAATGGGCGACGCGCTGGCGGCCGCCTTTGGTAAGAAAAGCTAA
- the bioH gene encoding pimeloyl-ACP methyl ester esterase BioH — MTGLHWETIGQGDRHLVLLHGWGLNAAVWHCISERLGAHFCLHLVDLPGYGRSQGYPAMTLDDMVAAILPQAPERAIWLGWSLGGLVASQLALSHPQRVSGLISVASSPCFSAQPGWPGIKAETLSGFQQQLREDFQRTVERFLALQTLGSDSARQDARMLKSVVLDQPMPAAEVLNGGLEILRTADLRQAMQELQMPLLRLYGALDGLVPRSIAALLDVSWPTSRSHIIARAAHAPFISHPEAFSEQVIAFSDRLLA; from the coding sequence ATGACGGGACTTCATTGGGAGACTATTGGGCAAGGCGATCGTCATCTTGTGCTGCTGCACGGATGGGGACTGAATGCGGCGGTTTGGCATTGCATCAGCGAACGACTTGGCGCACATTTTTGTCTGCACCTGGTGGATCTACCCGGCTACGGTCGCAGCCAGGGATACCCGGCGATGACATTAGATGACATGGTGGCCGCCATTTTGCCGCAGGCTCCGGAGCGGGCCATCTGGCTGGGATGGTCGCTGGGTGGCTTGGTGGCCAGCCAGCTGGCTCTCAGCCATCCGCAGCGGGTGAGTGGGCTGATTAGCGTGGCTTCCTCGCCTTGCTTCAGCGCGCAGCCGGGATGGCCGGGGATCAAAGCGGAAACCTTAAGCGGCTTTCAGCAGCAGCTGCGTGAGGATTTCCAGCGCACCGTTGAGCGTTTTCTCGCGCTGCAAACGCTGGGAAGCGACAGCGCCCGGCAGGATGCACGCATGCTGAAAAGCGTGGTGCTGGATCAACCCATGCCGGCGGCAGAGGTGCTCAACGGCGGTCTGGAAATCTTACGTACCGCTGATTTGCGTCAGGCGATGCAGGAACTACAGATGCCGCTGCTGCGCCTGTACGGCGCGCTGGACGGGCTGGTGCCGCGCAGCATCGCCGCGTTGCTGGACGTAAGCTGGCCCACCAGCCGCAGCCATATTATCGCCAGGGCTGCCCACGCGCCGTTTATCTCCCACCCGGAGGCGTTCTCTGAGCAGGTTATCGCGTTTAGCGACAGGCTGCTTGCGTAA
- the hslO gene encoding Hsp33 family molecular chaperone HslO — MSQQDQMHRYLFENHAVRGELVTVSRTWNEIVHGHDYPQPVQQILGELLVATSLLTATLKFDGDITVQLQGDGPLNMAVINGNNQQEMRGVARMQGEIADGSSLKEMVGNGYLVITIAPKEGERYQGVVGLEGETLAACLEDYFMRSEQLPTRLFIRTGATEEGSGAGGILLQVLPAQDASLDDFNHLATLTETIKSKELLGLPAHDVLWRLYHQEEVTLFDPQVVSFKCSCSRQRCGDVLHTLPAEEVDRMLQEDGHIDMHCDYCGNNYVYDAVDIAAMRNDSAADDRQVH, encoded by the coding sequence ATGTCCCAGCAAGACCAGATGCACCGTTACCTGTTTGAAAACCACGCCGTACGTGGCGAACTGGTCACCGTATCCCGGACCTGGAATGAGATCGTGCACGGCCACGATTATCCGCAGCCGGTGCAACAGATCCTCGGTGAACTGCTGGTCGCCACCAGCCTGCTGACTGCCACTCTGAAATTTGATGGTGACATTACGGTTCAGCTGCAGGGTGATGGTCCGCTGAATATGGCGGTGATCAACGGCAACAACCAGCAGGAAATGCGCGGCGTGGCACGGATGCAGGGTGAAATTGCCGATGGCAGCAGCCTGAAGGAAATGGTGGGCAACGGCTATCTGGTGATCACCATTGCACCTAAAGAAGGTGAACGCTATCAGGGCGTGGTGGGTCTGGAAGGTGAGACGCTTGCAGCCTGCCTGGAAGATTACTTTATGCGCTCAGAACAGCTGCCCACCCGCCTGTTTATCCGTACCGGCGCGACCGAAGAGGGATCGGGGGCGGGCGGTATTCTGCTCCAGGTATTGCCGGCTCAGGACGCCAGCCTGGATGATTTTAATCATCTGGCTACGTTAACCGAAACCATTAAAAGCAAAGAGCTGCTTGGCCTGCCGGCTCATGATGTCCTGTGGCGTCTTTACCACCAGGAAGAAGTCACGCTGTTTGATCCCCAGGTCGTTAGCTTCAAATGTAGCTGTTCACGTCAGCGCTGTGGCGATGTGCTGCACACGCTGCCTGCGGAGGAAGTCGATCGAATGTTGCAGGAAGATGGTCATATCGATATGCACTGCGACTACTGCGGCAATAATTATGTCTACGATGCTGTCGATATTGCCGCTATGCGCAATGATTCAGCGGCAGACGATCGGCAAGTCCATTAA
- the pckA gene encoding phosphoenolpyruvate carboxykinase (ATP) → MRTNGLTPQELVAYGITDTVEVVYNPDYDMLFKEETLPGLTGYERGIVTESGAVAVDTGIFTGRSPKDKYLVRDETTRDTLWWSDQGKGKNDNQPLTQETWQSLKTRVTRQLSGKRLFVVDAWCGANPDSRLCVRFITEVAWQAHFVKNMFIRPDAESLAGFVPDFVVINGAKCTNPDWQSQGLHSENFVAFNLTEKMQLIGGTWYGGEMKKGLFAIMNYLLPLKGIASMHCSANVGADGDVAVFFGLSGTGKTTLSTDPQRQLIGDDEHGWDDDGVFNFEGGCYAKTIKLSPEAEPEIYHAIRRDALLENVVVRSDGSVDYDDGSKTENTRVSYPIYHIDNIVKPVSKAGHAKKVIFLTADAFGVLPPVSRLTADQTQYHFLSGFTAKLAGTERGVTEPTPTFSACFGAAFLTLHPTQYAEVLVKRMQAAGAEAWLVNTGWNGSGKRISLKDTRAIINAILSGEIANAQTATLPIFNLEMPESLPGVDSQLLDPRNSYASEAAWEEKARSLAQRFINNFDKFTDTPAGEALVQAGPKL, encoded by the coding sequence ATGCGCACTAACGGGCTAACCCCGCAGGAACTCGTCGCTTATGGCATCACTGATACGGTTGAAGTCGTTTATAACCCTGATTATGACATGCTGTTTAAGGAAGAAACTCTGCCCGGTTTAACCGGTTATGAGCGTGGGATTGTCACGGAGTCGGGCGCTGTTGCGGTTGATACCGGCATTTTTACCGGTCGCTCGCCAAAGGATAAATACCTGGTTCGTGATGAAACCACCCGCGACACGCTGTGGTGGAGCGATCAGGGTAAAGGCAAAAATGATAACCAGCCGCTGACGCAGGAGACCTGGCAGTCGCTTAAAACACGGGTCACGCGCCAGCTATCCGGCAAGCGCCTGTTTGTTGTCGATGCCTGGTGTGGCGCGAATCCGGACAGCCGTCTGTGCGTACGCTTCATTACCGAAGTGGCCTGGCAGGCTCACTTTGTGAAAAACATGTTTATCCGCCCGGACGCGGAAAGCCTGGCCGGTTTCGTTCCCGACTTCGTGGTGATCAACGGGGCGAAATGCACCAATCCCGACTGGCAGTCACAGGGGCTGCACTCGGAAAACTTTGTCGCCTTTAACCTGACCGAGAAAATGCAGCTGATTGGCGGCACCTGGTACGGTGGCGAGATGAAGAAAGGGCTGTTCGCCATCATGAATTATCTGCTGCCGCTAAAGGGCATCGCTTCTATGCACTGTTCGGCTAACGTCGGTGCCGATGGCGATGTCGCGGTCTTCTTTGGCCTTTCCGGCACCGGTAAAACCACGCTGTCCACCGACCCACAGCGTCAGCTGATCGGCGACGATGAGCACGGCTGGGATGATGACGGCGTGTTTAACTTCGAAGGTGGCTGTTACGCCAAGACCATTAAGCTGTCGCCAGAGGCAGAACCCGAGATCTATCACGCCATCCGGCGCGATGCGCTGCTGGAAAACGTGGTGGTACGCAGCGATGGCTCAGTGGATTACGATGACGGTAGTAAGACCGAGAATACCCGCGTTTCCTATCCGATTTACCATATTGATAACATCGTCAAACCGGTGTCCAAAGCGGGTCATGCAAAAAAGGTGATCTTCCTGACCGCCGATGCGTTTGGCGTACTGCCGCCGGTGTCGCGCCTGACCGCCGATCAAACCCAGTACCACTTCCTGTCTGGTTTTACCGCCAAGCTGGCCGGTACCGAGCGCGGCGTGACCGAACCTACGCCAACCTTTTCCGCCTGCTTTGGTGCCGCATTCCTGACGCTGCACCCAACACAGTATGCGGAAGTGCTGGTGAAGCGTATGCAGGCAGCCGGGGCAGAAGCCTGGCTGGTCAATACCGGCTGGAACGGTAGTGGAAAACGTATTTCGCTGAAGGATACCCGTGCAATTATTAATGCCATTCTCAGCGGTGAAATTGCCAATGCGCAAACCGCCACGCTGCCCATTTTCAATCTGGAAATGCCGGAATCATTGCCTGGCGTAGACAGCCAGCTGCTTGACCCGCGTAACAGCTACGCCAGTGAAGCGGCGTGGGAAGAGAAAGCGCGCTCACTGGCACAACGTTTTATCAACAACTTTGATAAGTTTACCGATACCCCAGCCGGTGAAGCCCTGGTGCAGGCAGGGCCGAAGCTCTGA
- the envZ gene encoding two-component system sensor histidine kinase EnvZ, whose amino-acid sequence MRRLRFSPRSSFARTLLLIVTLLFVSLVTTYLVVLNFAILPSLQQFNKVLAYEVRMLMTDRLQLEDGTQLEVPPAFRREIYRELGISLYTNAAADESGLRWAQHYEFLSQQMGQQLGGPTDVRVEVNKSSPVVWLKTWLSPDIWVRVPLTEIHQGDFSPLFRYTLAIMLLAIGGAWLFIRIQNRPLVELEHAALQVGKGNIPPPLREYGASEVRSVTRAFNQMAAGVKQLADDRTLLMAGVSHDLRTPLTRIRLATEMMAEQDGYLAESINKDIEECNAIIEQFIDYLRTGQEMQFERADLNSVLGEVVAAESGYEREIENAVLPGELMLDINPLAIKRAIANMVVNAARYGNGWIKVSSGSELQRAWFQVEDDGPGIEPDQLKHLFQPFVRGDSARSTSGTGLGLAIVQRIIDAHYGTLEIGKSDKGGLRIRAYLPLPPASLPAGPEA is encoded by the coding sequence ATGAGGCGACTCCGCTTCTCTCCCCGTAGTTCCTTTGCCCGTACGCTGTTGCTGATCGTTACCTTGCTGTTTGTCAGCCTGGTAACGACCTACCTGGTGGTACTGAACTTTGCGATTTTGCCAAGTTTGCAGCAGTTCAATAAAGTACTGGCCTATGAAGTGCGGATGCTGATGACCGACCGGCTGCAGCTGGAAGATGGCACCCAGCTGGAGGTGCCGCCGGCATTCCGTCGTGAAATCTACCGCGAGTTAGGTATTTCGCTGTATACCAATGCGGCGGCGGATGAGAGCGGACTGCGCTGGGCGCAGCATTATGAATTCCTTAGCCAGCAGATGGGGCAGCAGCTCGGCGGCCCGACCGATGTGCGCGTTGAAGTGAATAAGAGCTCGCCGGTGGTCTGGCTGAAAACCTGGCTGTCGCCGGACATCTGGGTACGCGTGCCGCTGACCGAAATCCATCAGGGCGACTTCTCCCCGCTGTTCCGCTACACGCTGGCGATTATGCTGCTGGCAATAGGCGGGGCCTGGCTGTTTATCCGTATTCAGAACCGCCCGCTGGTGGAGCTTGAACATGCGGCACTGCAGGTGGGGAAAGGGAATATCCCGCCGCCGCTGCGGGAATACGGGGCCTCCGAGGTGCGTTCAGTGACGCGCGCGTTTAATCAGATGGCGGCAGGGGTAAAGCAGCTGGCCGATGACCGAACCCTGCTGATGGCCGGGGTGAGTCACGATCTACGTACCCCGCTGACGCGCATTCGCCTGGCGACCGAAATGATGGCGGAGCAGGATGGTTATCTGGCGGAGTCGATTAATAAAGACATCGAAGAGTGCAATGCGATTATCGAGCAGTTTATCGACTATCTGCGTACCGGGCAGGAGATGCAGTTCGAGCGTGCCGACCTGAATAGCGTGCTGGGCGAGGTCGTGGCGGCAGAGAGCGGTTACGAGCGTGAGATTGAAAATGCGGTGCTGCCCGGCGAGCTGATGCTGGACATTAATCCGCTGGCGATTAAACGGGCGATTGCGAATATGGTGGTGAATGCCGCGCGTTATGGCAATGGCTGGATCAAAGTCAGTTCCGGCAGCGAGCTACAGCGCGCCTGGTTCCAGGTTGAGGATGACGGGCCAGGCATTGAACCCGATCAGTTAAAGCATCTGTTCCAGCCGTTTGTGCGCGGCGACAGCGCCCGCAGTACCAGCGGTACCGGTCTTGGGCTGGCGATTGTACAGCGCATTATCGATGCGCATTACGGAACGCTGGAGATAGGAAAAAGTGACAAGGGCGGGTTACGCATTCGTGCATACCTGCCGCTGCCGCCAGCCAGCTTGCCGGCAGGGCCGGAAGCATAA